The Juglans microcarpa x Juglans regia isolate MS1-56 chromosome 2D, Jm3101_v1.0, whole genome shotgun sequence DNA window TGTCTgcatgaattttcatattgtttctgcCTGCTGTGAGATTATGCTTGAGTAGATTTAGGATTTGTGACCTGTTTCTAAGTTGCTGATCTACTGCTAAATATTTGGAAGTACCTGGTATGTAGTCCAGTAGTTTTGGTAGAGGGTATCTGTAGAGGGCCTCAAAAGGTGTAAGCTTTGTGGTACTATGGTAGGTACTATTGTACCACCACTCAGATAAGGGTAGCCACTAACTTCAGCATTTAGGTTTCTGACCCATGTAGCATCTTAGGTATCCTTCCAACACCTTATTCACTGCCTTTGTCTGTCTATCACTTTGTGGTTGGTAAGCTAAACTAAAATCCAGATAGGTCCCTTGTAGAACAAACAGTTCCTTCCAAAATGAGCTCAAAACAGGGATTCCCTGTCTGAGACGATGGATTGAGGAAAGCCATATAACTTGAACACAACCCCCACGAAAACTTGAGCCACTTCTTGAGCTATGTAAGGGTGAGCCAAAGGTATAAAATGCCCATACTTAGTGAAGCGATCCACCAcaacaaaaatgatagaataaCCCTTGGACCTTGGTAGCccctcaatgaaatccatggatATATCAGTCCATGCTTGCTGAGGAGTCGGGAGTGGTTGTAGTAGACCTGCAAGGGGCAGGGTCTCATATTTGGTAGCTTGGCAAGTGTCGCACTCTCTCACCTATTTTTTTATGTCTTTCTTCATAAAAGTCCCTCTTAGCCCTTTGATAAGTCTTGAGGTTCCCCGAGTGACCTGCCATTGGATTTGTGTGAATAAAATGAAGGACCTTGAGCTTAAATGGAGAATCTGGCAGCACCACAATCCTCCCCTTCTTAAGAATTAATCTTTGTTGTAGTGACACCTCTCTAGGTGTCTCTTGATTGTTCTGTAATTTTTCTAACAACACCTTAAATTCTGGGGACTGTTGGTAACTTAGTTTCAGCTCTACTAACCAATTTGGTGAAGGACAAGTAACTTGGGCCAATAACCCACATTCCTCACCCTCTTCTTCCCATTTTCTTAAGAATGCATCTGCCACCTTATTCTCATTGCCTCTCTTATACTCAATTTTGAACTCATAACCCATTAATTTACTGAACCACTTATGCTGGTCCTCGGTCCCAACCCTCTGTTCCAGCAAGTATTTTAACCCTTGTTGATCTGTCCTTATGATAAAGAACTGCCCTAGTAAATATGGGCACCACTTTTGAACTGCAGTAACTACTACCAAGAGCTCTCTTTCATAGGTCGATAGAAGTAGTGCCCGACCCTTCAACATTTTACTGAGATACAATATAGGTTGGCCAGATTGCATAAGGACAACCTCAATCTCTTTCCCACTTGCATCACACTCTAGGATGAAGGGTAATGTAAAATCGAGAATTTTAAGCACTGATGGTGTTGTCACCGCCTGTTTTAACCTAATAGAGGCCTGATTTGCTTTTATAGTCCATGCAAAggcattttttttagaagttccGTGAGTGGGGCTGCTAATAGCCAATATCCtcagataaattttttatagtaatCCCTTAGGTCCAAAAATCCCCTCAAAGCTTTCGGATTTTTGGGAGTAGGTCACTCTAACATAGCGCTGATTTTAGAAGGATCCTCCTTCATCCCTTGGTCTAAAATGACATTCCCCAAATACTCCACTTCCTTCACCCCAAACCTGCACTTAGACAACTTTGCAAAGAGTTGGTGGTAGCCTTAGGACTTGTGTGAGATGTTTCAAATGCTCCTCTCATCTCTTGCTGTATACGAGGATATCATAAAAAAGACCAATACAAATCTGCGTAACAGAGGCCTAAACACATCGTTCATCACGTTGAAGGGGCATTGGTGAGGCGAAAGGACATCACCAAGAACTCATAATATCTTTCATGAGTTCGAAAGGTCGTTTTAGCAATGTCCTCGAGTACCACCCTGATTTGATGATACCCCGATCTAAGgtctaattttgaaaacactgtaGCTCCCCCAACTCATCCAGCAGTTCATCTATGACGAGAATGAGAAATTTATCCTTCATCATCTCTTGGTTTAGAACTCTATAGTCAACACAAAGTCTCCACCCACATTCACCTTTTGTACCAACAACACCGACGATGAAAATGGACTGGAACTGGGTCTCACTACCCCATTTTTTAGTAGCTTAGCCACAAGTTGTAGATATGGGCTAGGTACCTtcttttagtattattttgtgGTCACATGTTCTTTGGGTTGGTAGCCCTTGAGGCTCCTCAAAAATCCCTTTAAAAACCCGGAACAACTTAGCAACGTCGGGGTTAATTTCTACCTCTTGTTGGATCTTGCTACTAGGCTCTATTTGTAATAGCAACCCCTTATTGTTGGATAAGGAAGCTAACATAGTTTTATTGCTGCCCTCTAAGCTTAGAGGTTGGCATTGAAGTCCCGAGAGGCTAACCTCCTTCCCATTTTTAATAAATCTCATAGGTAGTTTGGCAAAATATCAAACTATAGGGTCCAAAGTAGACATCCAATTTACTCCAAGCACCAAGTCACACCCACCCAACTTCAAAATGTAAAGAGAATGGGTAAACTTATTACCTTGAATCTTGACATACATTGCTTGATAATTCCCATTGCTTTGCACTATGTCTCCATTAGCAACTCTTACAATCAATTGAGTTTAGGGGTCCACCTTAAGTCTTGTTTTCCTTGCCACAACCAGATTTAGGAAGCTGTGAGTGCTGCTAGAGTCTACTAAAATCACCACATTCTCTCTTGAAATTTGTCCCATCGGCATCATGGTGGTTGAGTTGGGAATTCTAGCCAATGCATTCAATGAGATTTCTGGACCTACTGCACCAGGCTCCAGTGTCTTACTCTCCATTTCTAGGTTGGTTTCCTCATTGCCTTCCAGCagctcctcctcttcctccccCTCATAGCCTTGTAATAAGCAAAGTTTAGGAGACTTACAATTATGGGTTGGGCTCCACTTTTCATCACAGTGGCAATAAAGGCCCTTCCTCCTTTTCTCATCTATTTGAGTTACCAAACCTTATTGACAGGAACCATGGGCTTACCCCCATCGACTAGGTCCTTTGTGTGCTCCCTAACTCCCACTAGTTGAAATAGGCAGGTTGCCTTTATCACCGATCGGTTTGCTAGATTTTTTGTGTTGATGAGATACTCTTATTGTATTTTTGCTAATGCAAATGCAACATTTAAACTCATTGGACTGAACATACGTATTGGTAGGCAAATCCCATCCTTAAGCCCACTGATGAAACAACTGAGCTTGTGGTTCTCGGGTAGCCTTTTTAATCTATTAGAGAGACTCTCAAACTGAGCCTTATATGTTGCTAGTGTAGAAGTTTGCTTCAGGCATGTCAATGCCTCCATCGGATCGTAATAATCAGTAGGCCCAAATCGAAGCTGGAGGGCACGGGTGAACGTCTCCCACGTGTCAAAATGGCCACTATCCCATGCATCCTGGTACCATATAAGTGCTTCACCTTGCATATGATATGAGGCCATCAGTAAGCGATGGCCTGGTTGTGTTTGATGGTAGCTGAAGTATTGATTAACTTTGAATATCGACTCAGTTGGGTTATCCCCATTAAAATGTGGAAAATCTAATCTCACTCCTCTATTGTTTGCTCTTCTAGGGTCCATGATCTCTCCTTCCATCTCAACGGGTTGCTCTTTGTTGTTTACTTGCTAATGGTGCTAAAAAAAAGTGTGGACCAGATTTGTGATTTGAGCCATCTGGCCTTTCAAATCTTGAATTTCCTCCTATATTGCAAGCTGGCACTGGGTGTCCTGTTGCTTTGATCTGGTGCTTTCAGCCATGGTTTTAGGAATTGTGTTTGGATCGGTAGCTCTAGGATACCACTTGTTATGAATCTAGTTGTTATGGTGTGAAAATGACTGGTTATTAGGAATGGATGCAATAGATGAAGGTATGTTGCAAGAATGTAAATGGCAGATGAGTGCAAGCTGTTTAAACAAATGCCTCAAGGGCCATACATATACTTAGATGAGGGAATTCTTCAAGCGAATTCCAACCTCCTTACAGTAGACAAAATAATAACCTTCCAGAATACCTCTCCCACCATTCAGGCCTGGGTTATAACATATACTTATGAAATTACTAAAGTGCCCTTAACTTTATCAGATTGCATATAAGAAAAACTACACTGTTTTACTGATTTAAACACTACACTGCATTTATTAAAACTGTGCCGTTTCAGCCAATGTATCTCCCTGCCTTTAAGGCTTAAGCCCACGACGTCGTTCCTTCTTCTTTACTGAACAATTTCGTTGGTCTTCTACTGAACCATAGCTTCGAACGCTACACTTCTTTCACACACTTCTACTCTTCACATTCCGTAGCCCTTCTTTCCCAGCTCCAAGTTCCCTCCTTTATCTTCCATGGATCCTTGCTTCTGAGCCTTCTAACataaccctaaccctagattGCCTTTGTTCATACCCTGACATCGAAATTTCCCATAGTGAAAAGACCCGCTTTTTCTGTTGCCCGGAGTTGGTGGTATAGGCTATATCTCTTTGATTAACTCCGAGAAATTTAGAGTACCAACTGGTCGAAAAATCAGTGAGTTGGAACATGGCTGAGAGAACCCATGTGGCAGAACCAGCAAAGGTCCCGAAGAAGAGAAAGTTAGGGAAGAAGGACTCTAAGGCTAGGAAAAACACAAAGAAAGCAATGTTACAGGGCATTGGACAAACCAAGGTTAAGAAGATTgacatcaaaatgaaaaaattgttcCGCAAGCGGGCGCGAGAATACAATTCAGATGACGATGATGGGGATCATGACAACAGCTCTATGGCTGTGATCAGAGATGAGGATTTTTCCgaggaagaaaaaatggaagtGGATGCAGAGCTGGATAATATACTTCctgatgatgaagaaaatggtGAAATTCTTCCCGGAATTACCAAGTTTGCTGAGGGTTGTAGAGCATTCAGGTTGGCATTCAGGAGCATTATCAAGAAGAACGTGCCTGATGATTCACTCGTAAGCTAGCCTTTCTGCTTGGTTGTTTTTTAATACCGTAGGATTTCTATAAAGTTTGTTTTGCTCTGCAGGGTCCAGTGTTGTCGGCGCACAAGAAGCTCATTGCAGAAAAGCTCGCGGAAGAGGATGCTGAGAGGAAGGTCAAGGTGGAGGTCAAGAAGGAAAAACATTTGGtagttcaatattttttttttgttttttaaaaaaattcagttaTTTGACGAGCATATACATTTTTCCCCTATTTGATCTGGTTGGTTGCTTATTAGATTTATGTTTTCCATATAATACAGATTGGAGAAAAGGGGCACGTGAAACCTGCTAATTATTTTGATTCGCATGAAAAGTTTCTAATACTCGTTGCTACAAAAGGAGGTACTGTGTTTATGTTTGTGGACAGAGATTTATGCAATGAGGGCCTTTTGAAATTGATTTGCATACTTCATAACTTTAACTAAATCCATATTTACCATGTGTGTTGCTGGAGTTTCAGTGGTCAAGTTGTTTAATGCTGTAAGTTCTCCATGAAGATTTTccgttgtcttttttttttttagattgattttttttttttaaattttgttttgtgagtttatttctattgCAGTGATGTTTAGTTCTAATTTCTGTGCTTGGTATCTTGTGCAGGTCAACAAGGCACAACATTCTCAGAAAGGTTTGAATCCTATGAGGTCTAAAGATGCAAAAGGTATGCTGATAGACGATGCATCTACAATTtgagaacctttttttttttttttttttttttttttttttccagtagAGATCCCCTTATCTATGCACTATTATATCTTGTAGTCCATCTATGTGATGCCCCAAATTTCAAATGCACATAGTTCTGTCTGAAATATGGGCATTTCCGGCTAGGACTACATAATTCAGCAAAATCAGACTAAAGGGTCCATCCTTAAATCTCGGGAAACCCTATTCTTCTATACCAATGCCCGTCCATGAATGTTTAAGGGGTCCCGCCCCCTACTTAATTCATTTAACCTAAAGGCTTGGCCCCGTCCCGTTTGGAGAATGAGTCTTATGGCACGGCTTAGTCAGTTATTCTCGCAGTTCAGATAAGAGTCGGACCGCCACTTCTCTGAAAGCATGGTTCTTGCCAACAACGAAATCAAAATGCATCGGCGTAACCAAGACTATATGGAAGGACTGCGATTACAAGACCGGATTCGCGAACTTCAGCAAGAACGCGATTCTCTTTTGAGACAGATAGAGCAGTTCCCGCTAAGGGGTGGAACCGCGCAGGATAGATCAGATTGGtcgaaattattatttataaaaaaaaaaaaagaaattcaaatctatGTTTATGACTTGGAAACTAATTGGCATAAACCaaagtacacaggacgtatacaaaggaaacacctacaacttccaaaaacgaaaagaaactaacaccagaaaactaaaacagatgcagaaaattatcctccattacaAAAGCTTTAACCCAAGAACTCAAAAGTAATCAAGAAAAAATCCGTAAGATCTCCCAATGAGCGTTTTTTATCTTCgaagcatctcccatttctttcaagccaaatgcaccacataagacaaggaggaatcatcttccaacctCTTGCCGCCTTCTTACAGCCCTTCAAACTCTTCCACCctaccaacaaatccaccacttcTCTAGGCATTACCCATTGTACTCCtatccaactcaaaacctcattccacaagaatcttataacaccccattcccgtaggatagagatattactaacatttaaaacataatgcccggcaaagagattcatatcctgaattacctcatttattgaaattcatcaaaacgttaaaactgaattgaacatgattgttttggaaactgaacgaaatataaagaaacataaactaatcctatgcatgacataaaagaaatctaattctggtgataaaatcacttattcatTCCTAAGTCTTGGTACTAGATCTAttcctggccatccagctcttcatcatcatagacatCATCTGCGAGAATCAGAcatggaagaaaacaagaaatacacaaaaataatgagttgaatactcagtaagtagtacatcgTATCGTAAAATATAGTCTTTGCCTAACATACAATTCATTTCTAGGATACCCTTCAGAACGTACATACAACTTCATGAATTTCAATCAAATACGTAACATGATCTTCTGGaagactttacatacatatatcatcacagatttacatggcacacattttcattattaacataagcggaagcatatataatcaaaacatgtcATTGTGAATGCATAACGTCCTAGTTATCTTGTATtaacatgaagtgaaacacgcttgagtccgtgtttccaCTTATctggcataacatggagtgaaacacgcttgaatCCGTGTTTCACTtgacttgcataacatggagtgaaacacgcttgagtccgtgtttcactaaacttgcatatcatgaaatgaaacacgcttgagtccgcgTTTCATTTAACTTGAatatcatggagtgaaacacgcttgagtccgtgtttcactaaacttgtggttaaccacgcttgagtccgtggtaccgttacatttcttatctttcttaatgcatgagatttgcttcatgaacatctctaacatggcataatcttgtacatggtatagcgtaacatgacatggcatggcatattcttgtacatggcatattcttgtatgatttagcatggcatatctttgtacatggcatattcttgtatgatttagcatggcatattcttgtatgatttagcatggcatagtATAACGTGATATTACATAACATGCTATGAATGTTTTATGACGTTCCAAGGCATACATGATCCAGGTACTacttgaacatggcatacatggtttaagtattacacaaacatggcatatatataacCTAAGCATTTCatgaacatggcttgcataatctgactattacatggcatacttgactttgaactactacttcaacatttcatgtctttcatgtgaatttagtaacattaaatcaatcaacaataaattcattcactcaagtataatctcatatttcatcaagatcGAAAAGTAaactaaccttgacttgcctcttagTGTAGCGTAGTTAacaatcataagcacatcacatttttttgtacataataataatattcacaatacgcatttattaatatgatcatactatttacctcttagcgctgcttcctgatttccaacttgtagcgcgttacctaaACGAGATTCTAGACGTTAATAACTTCCTAGCAAAACGTGTCGTAATACTCTACGTAATTAAATACGTATAAGGAATTTAACTACTAATAGACTCCAACAAATGCTTTGAAATcctttaaaaatcttttataaaaattgtgtcTAAATGCTGATAATTGTTCAATTAGATAAAGCCCATGTAAAGGTAATGTATTTCTGAAAATATACTAGCCTTCTTTAAAATTGTAAACCAGTTTCTGTCGACCCAGAGATTAACCacttaaagaaaatactatCTGACTGACTTAACGCCCCAAGAAGTAGAGGCTCAGGAAATTACACCCTCACGGGTCAAAAGGGCATGCATGGAATTACAGAATTAATGGGGGGCTTTTTGGGAAACTGAAGCACACGgaataaaacaagaagaaagaaagaaaaagaaagaagaaagaaaataaaagagaaagaaaagaaaagaaaataaaagaagaagaagtaaaacAAAGGCTTACGGGAGAGAGAGCTGTGCGATGCTCACCGAGGGAGAGCAGAGTGCGTCGGCGGCTCTAGGTGGCTAGAAGTGACCGGCGACGTGACTAGGGggtccctatggtggtgcgacaccgagagagggagagagagagaaacagtgagagtttagagagagatgggttTGAAACTCAAACAACCGAAAGGGAGGAAGGTGGCGCGCGGCGGCAGGGGCTTACCTGAGGGGGTGGGTTCAACGGGGTTGAGTTGGCCGGCATTTTCTGGCGCCGTGGGTAGGGCTCCGACGTCCCGGGGTGGTTGACGATGGTTGGGCAGAGGTATGGTTTATGCGGGaatgttgtttctcttgatATATCAACGTGTGAATCACAGAGGCTTGAGAGTCTTTTATAGGCGATGGGAGGAAGCAACGTGAAGAGATTggctgaaatttgaaattgcctagactttaggaacctattcTCACGTGGATACCGTTTCTaagagagtttgaaaagtttgaCTTGGAGTTGCTCATACTCTGGAAACTGAAACTAGCACGGGGACTAAGTGGATAGAATATTCGAAGttttaaaaggaaaggaatCACTAAATCGATCTATCTGTTatcacaaaatctaaaataaataaataaatataaagaaaataaaataccaataaataaataaataaaatactagttttaaccCTAAATTTAGACCCGTATGTTACAAATCTTGTCACTTCGCAGTGAAGGAAAAGGCTATTTGCTGATTCACCATCCCTTttacacatgacacaccaatcaacAATAAACAGacctctccttctaagattATTAGTAGTCAATACTTTACCCAAAGATgccacccaacagaaaaaagcaaccttagagggaactttcactttccaaatacttttccaaggaaaaacacAACTACTATTGCTTGACAAAATTCTGTAATAAGAAGAGACTGAAAACTTAGCATTTCCAGCAGGAATCCCCACCGTGCTATCCTCTCTTTCAAGCACCAACTTTGAACTGTAGAGTTTAACCAGCAGAGCCTTAACTTCATCCACTTCCTAGTCATTaacattccttttaaaaatgatattccatTCAACCTTTTTGTTACTACTGCAGTAAGAATCATAAATACTTGCATTATGATCCCTAGCAATTCTGAAAAGGGTAGGAAATTCCAGCTTGAGAGCAGTATCCCCACACCACAgatcatgccaaaagagaatcctcTTTCCATCTCCCAcctttaatatgaaattattggagaaggaatcccatccttttctaataaatttccacaaaCTAACCCCATAAGCTCCACTACCTGCATTAGTACACCAACCTCCCCACAAACTTCCATATTTCACTTCTATCACATTTTTCCAAAGGGCTTTACTCTCCaattgatatctccaaagccatttcccaagtaaagctCTATTAAAAACCCTTAAAATCTTTAATCCCCAAACCACCATGATCCTGTGGTTGACAAACattcttccaactaaccaagtgaaacttcttttcctctccattgcctccccataagaaattttgaaataaactcCCAATCCTCTTTTCAACTCTTGCCGGAAGagggaaaagagaaaggaaataggtGGGCAGGTTGGACAAAATGCTCTTTATAAGAGTTAGTCTTCCCCCATAGACAAGTAGATCCTCTTCCAACCCGCTAAcctcctttcaattttttcaatcaccccatcccatatgtTGACAGTTTTAAAAGAGGCTCCCAAAGGAAGCCCAAGATACCTCAAAGGCATAGAAGAAATTCTGCACCCAAGTAAATTAGCCAAGTCTGATAAATTCTGAACATCACCCACGGTAACAATTTCAGACTTCGATAAATTAACTCTTATCCCCGAagcagcttcaaaacacagcaaAAGTGCTCTTAAAGCACGAATATTATCCGAATCTGGCTCACTAAAAATCAAGgtgtcatcagcaaataacaaatgagagATCTTTAAACTATTCCTAGTCTCATTACCCACCACAAAACTGGACAGAAAATTACCCTCCATAGCCTTCTCAATCATTATACTCATAGCGTCcataatcataacaaaaagaaagggggaAATGAGATTGCCTTGCCTCAAACCGCGAGAACTACAAAAGAAACCAGCCGGTtctccattcaccaaaatagaaaattttgaatttcaaccTCAATTGTTTGGTAAGAGCGCTACAAATCCATTCATTACTTGTAAACcagtcttaattttttttttttgataagtaaagtAAACCAGTCTTAATAcaatttattgaaagtaaaaccacataaaaaatttaactcgtCAATTATTTTTCTCCAAGAAGTTAGCCTTTGGTTAACGGCACTCTTTCTGGTTTTTTTGATAGCTCGAGGGGTTTGCGACAGGGTGATCCGTTATCTCCTCTTCTAtttgtcatagttatggaggcgttgagtaggatggtgcaggctacTGTTGGTGgggttttttatttggttttcagATGGGAAATGGCTCTGGTAGCCCTTGTATCATTTCACATCTCCTTTTCGTAGATGACACCCTAATTTTCTGTGAAGCGGATAGGAGTCAGGTCCAAACTTTACGtgcattattactttgttttgaagcagtgtcagggcttaaggtgaaccttggTAAGTCTGAGATAGTTCCGGTGGGTGTGGTTCCTAATATACGCAGTCTAGCAAGTCTTTTGGATTGCAGTGTGTCCTCTTTCCCagtgaaatatttgggccttccgttaggtgcaactttcaagagtagagcaatatgggatggggtggtagagaagatagagaaaaggttggctggatggaaaatggcgtatttatcgaaagggggtcgtctcactcttatcaagagcactCTCACTAACCtttccacttattttttatctctctttcctatgcctgcaggggtgatgaataggattgagaaacttTTTAAGGCTTTTTTATGGGGAGACataggggaggagaagaaatttcatttggttaatTGGAAGACAGTATGTGCACCAGTTATGAATGGGGGGTTGggtgtttgtaatttgagaacttttaataaagtgttattggggaaatggctttggagatatcatttggaaggggatcattgtggaaggaaactatagatgctagatatggtgttgcttggggtggttggtgttccaaAGAAGTGAGAGAGGGgtatggagtggggctatggaagtttataaggggTGGACAAGTTTTGTAAATCATATTCGTTTTGTCGCAGGTGAGGGCAACCAAATCAGTTTTTGGCGAGACGTGTAGTGTGgagatcatgcattggaaagggtttttccgGCTTTATATCGTATTGCAGTTAATAGGGAGGCTTCAGTGGCAGATGTGCAGTTATCTGCTCATGGTTCGTATCAGTGGAATAATCTGtttaatagggatattcatgaCTAGGAATTATCTATGGTTTTAGACTTTTTCAGCCTGTTACACTCATTGGGGACTACTATGGCATAACATGATAGCTTGAAATGGAGGTTTCAGGATCACAAGAAATGTACAGTAAAAGCGTATTATAAACTCTTGATTACACAGGATCACACCcccattcccttggaagaacatttggaggtctcgtgtgccctctagagttgctttctttgtttggaatgctgcccttgggaagatcttgaccatagacaacttgaggaagagaggatgtgtagtgttggattggtgttacatgtgtaaaaagaatggaaaatcggtagatcatcttttactacattgtgacGTAGTGAGggggttgtgggatgagatctttcgaAGGGTTGGTGTTGCTTGCgtaatgcctatgagggtggtggatttgatgggttgttggagaaaattgcagggcagtcatcaagtggcagcagtttggAGGATGATTTCGTTGtatatcatgtggtgtatttggatggaaaggaatgcgcgctgttttgaagacaaggaacgaacaatggtggagctgaagaatttttttctaatacttcttgtgtacttgatacatgcctatttcattcacatcaataaagtttatctcttacttataaaaaaaaaaaagaagaagttagCCTTTGTATCTACACCTCCAAACCTTGCTAACTGTAACCTGAAGTAGATGGATCCTAAGCTAAGTCTGAAACgattgagaaatgaaagagtGAGCTAACACACGCTCAGTAAATAGCAAATTAATGTGGGTGGGGGAAATGGccattttaattatgaataacATCAAAAGTTCTGAGCAATGAACACCTCAAatcaatatacatataaatatgaaGCATCATCCAAGGCCACATTTTAAGGAAAATCACCAATGGTCACTGACCTCCAGGCCTCAATATACCACGGGGGGTGTTCATCATGTCACAAAGACATCGACATTACAAACTCAAAGGATGATTTTTACATATTATCCCATGTCACAAGGACATTGACATTACAAACTCAAAggatgatttttatatattatcccACAAAATGGGTTTCAATAATTCAATGAACACCCCTTGGTAGTATATTGAGGTCTATTCCCCCTTGTAGTATATTGAGGTCTATTCATATCACATTGTACACAAGgaatataaaaaatcacatcacattgtacaaaagaattacatattTACTGTGCACACCTATTCATCCATTAGATAttcaagaatatttatttttcaaaaacccATTATAGGGCTACATATCTTGTCCCACTAATCCAACAACCAAACGTTGTTCAAGAGTATGAGTAGTATTCTGAACCTAACCAGAA harbors:
- the LOC121249543 gene encoding uncharacterized protein LOC121249543 codes for the protein MEGEIMDPRRANNRGVRLDFPHFNGDNPTESIFKVNQYFSYHQTQPGHRLLMASYHMQGEALIWYQDAWDSGHFDTWETFTRALQLRFGPTDYYDPMEALTCLKQTSTLATYKAQFESLSNRLKRLPENHKLSCFISGLKDGICLPIRYEGEEEEELLEGNEETNLEMESKTLEPGAVGPEISLNALARIPNSTTMMPMGQISRENVVILVDSSSTHSFLNLVVARKTRLKVDP
- the LOC121250817 gene encoding RRP15-like protein, with the protein product MAERTHVAEPAKVPKKRKLGKKDSKARKNTKKAMLQGIGQTKVKKIDIKMKKLFRKRAREYNSDDDDGDHDNSSMAVIRDEDFSEEEKMEVDAELDNILPDDEENGEILPGITKFAEGCRAFRLAFRSIIKKNVPDDSLGPVLSAHKKLIAEKLAEEDAERKVKVEVKKEKHLIGEKGHVKPANYFDSHEKFLILVATKGVVKLFNAVNKAQHSQKGLNPMRSKDAKAIRKRRKETFFSELGKTSKPAANTLTKGHTSPGQRDGEGPAWAPLRDNYMLTNPKLKDWDKIPEATVAGEFRRMSEHGSSDDD